The DNA segment CTAAATACAATTATGCTAAATTATACTAAGTTAGAAGATgaaatagagagagagaaagagcacTTACTTGTTTGGTTGAGGGAAAGTGGATGAAGAAGGTAGATAGTAGGGGAGGATGATAATGGAGTGATgtgaagatgagaagagaagagagaagataGAGAGAAGTGGGAGGGAAATTAGAGAGAAGGGAGTGGGGGGATGTTTTGCTGAATCTGGGCGAATGGGGGGGGGTTAGTGGTAGGTGGGGGGTATTTTGGGTAAAAggtgaaaagagaaaaaaattaaaacGAAAAACTTACCTGGACCCCGTCTGCgtctgccgcggttctgccgcggtcgcggtaggACCGCGGTAGACCAAGTTCAGAGGGTCTCCCTGGCCGCGGTTTTACCGCGATCGCGGTGTAACCGCGATGGCCTGGGTTCAGAGAAGGGTCAGTACCGTGGTTTGACCGCAGTTGCGGTGGAACTGCGGTCTGACCGCGTCTCTGATTCTGACGTTTTTTTTATgttacacttacaacaatttTGCGGGTTGCCTCCCAcgtagcgcctgatttaacgtcgatGCACGACGTAGGAagagcgcatttaaggctcgctcgacctctgtggTTCAGTCAGATGCAGTTCAGCTCCTTCCTTAGGCTCGCTCATACCCACATACAACTTCAATCTatgaccattgactctaaatgtacgaGAGTCATTCTTAGTGGCAACTTCAACCGCTCCTGATGGGAAAACTTCAACtactcgaaatggtccagaccatcatGACTTCAGCTTACCTGGGAACAACCTCAGTCTTGAGTTGTATAGCAATACCATGTTCCCAGGTTTGAAGTTCCACTCAACGATGTTCTGATCATGTAGcctcttcattctctctttgtacaGCCtagtgctctcaaaagcaagataccAGAATTCCTCAAGCTCATGCAGGTCTGTGACCCTTGACGTGCCTGGAGCTTCCATGTCTAAATTTAGTTGTTTTAGTGCCCACCACGCTCTATGCTCAAGTTCTACAGGTAGGTGACAGGCTTTACCAAACactaacttgtatggtgacataccaattggtgtctTGAAAGCTGTCCTGTAGGCacagagtgcatcatctaacttcCTCGCCCAATCAGTTCTCGTAGCGTTCACAGTTTTCGTAAACACACTCTTGATTTCCTTGTTGGATACCTCAACCTGTCCACTAGTCTGTGGGTGGTAAggagtagccaccttgtggcgcacatcgtATTTTGTAAGCAACTTCTCGAAGGCTCTattgcagaagtgagtgcctccgtcgCTGATAATCATTCGTGGTGTCCCGAAGCGggtgaatatgtttttctttagAAACACCACCACCACTTTCGCATCATTGGTGGGCAATGCTACAGCTTCCACCCACTTTGACACATAGTCTACGGCAACAAGGATGTACTTATTACCATAAGAGCTGACAaagggacccatgaaatcaatccccCAAACGTCGAACACTTCTATCTCCTGAATTGGGTTCGGGCATCTCATGGCGCCGGGAAATGTTCCTGGTGCGTTGACATTCATTACAACCCTTCACCCATGAGTGGGCATCTTTAAACACAGTCGGCCAGAAAAATCCGGCCTCTAGCACCTTTACTACTGTCCTGatccctccaaagtgtccaccataagccgatgcatgacaagcctgcaaaatagaagattgttctatctcggagaCGCATCTCCAAATCATGTTATCCAGGCATATTCTAAAGAGATAGGGCTTATCCCAATAGTACAAGCAGCTTTCATGAAAAAATCGCTTCCTCTGGACCGATGAAAGGTCGTGAGGAACTATACCACTGGCCAGGTAATTGGCCAAGTCcgcataccatggcgcttcctgATGAGTGATGGCGAGCAGTTGCTCGTCTGGAAAAGTTTCCATAATTTCCTCAACTTCAATTgcattttcagctccctcaagttGTGATAGGTGATCAGCAACTTGATTCTCAGTGCCTTTGCGGTCACGTatttcaagatcaaactcttGCAGCAGCAACACCCAACAAATCAGGCGTGGCTTAGAGTCTTTCTTTTCTATTACGTACCTGAGAGCAACATGgtcagtgtatacaattacctttGATCCTATCAGGTAGGGCCGGAACTTGTCGAATGCGAACACCACAGCTAGTATCTCCTTTTCAGTCACTGTATAGTTCAATTGAGCTCCACTCAGTGTTCGACTggcatagtagattgggtgcatcAATTTGTCCTTCCGCTGGcccagcactgcccccactgcgtagtcactagcgtcacatattagttcgaatggttgctcctagttgggggcaacaatgatgggtgctgtGACCAGCTTCTGCTTCAACTCCTCAAaagctaccctgcaatcatcagaaaacacaaaCGGGTGATCTTTCTCTaataacttacagagaggg comes from the Nicotiana sylvestris chromosome 4, ASM39365v2, whole genome shotgun sequence genome and includes:
- the LOC138890294 gene encoding uncharacterized protein, which translates into the protein MNVNAPGTFPGAMRCPNPIQEIEVFDVWGIDFMGPFVSSYGNKYILVAVDYVSKWVEAVALPTNDAKVVVVFLKKNIFTRFGTPRMIISDGGTHFCNRAFEKLLTKYDVRHKVATPYHPQTSGQVEVSNKEIKSVFTKTVNATRTDWARKLDDALCAYRTAFKTPIGMSPYKLVFGKACHLPVELEHRAWWALKQLNLDMEAPGTSRVTDLHELEEFWYLAFESTRLYKERMKRLHDQNIVEWNFKPGNMVLLYNSRLRLFPGIMARKKQKRGAGTSQQPTYDESKFESERAEDDFHAKAGKNFIHELQIDRADLRVEQEEIYEEIRRREMEFLFDDPGPANRMMVREFYANFPAHMLREVTV